Proteins co-encoded in one Flavobacteriaceae bacterium MAR_2009_75 genomic window:
- a CDS encoding site-specific recombinase XerD: MKITHTFIIHFWLKKKSIRKNGTIPIYARIRLDGKPADISTKKSVFERHWCPVSERVNLKHKDASFINDSLEDVSAELKASYRSLLQEGRFITVQAIKLRYLEEDSPLRTIRELLKYHKENEIPKLKKGTAKNYGSTEKYLLSFLSKKYRTSDMPLNQINYSFVLNFENYLRNCKPLMKSQPLGNNGIMKHLERFKKMTTIACKLDCIKQNPFAFFNSKFTSYDRQYLTFEELSLVEGLDLTDLGLIRVRDCFIFACYTGLSYIDLKQLKPEQIVVGIDGGEWIYTKREKSKTAVKIPLLSKAKDILRKYANDGYGQNNDLLLPVYSNQKCNSYLKKIIAKCGIEKHISFHAARHTFATTVTLANGVPLETVSKLLGHRRLSTTQIYARVMEQKISLDMKKLKQKLDMSVA, from the coding sequence ATGAAAATTACACACACTTTTATTATTCATTTTTGGTTGAAAAAGAAATCAATCAGAAAAAACGGTACAATACCTATCTATGCCCGAATTAGATTGGATGGTAAACCTGCTGATATCAGCACCAAGAAATCGGTATTTGAAAGACATTGGTGTCCAGTCTCGGAAAGAGTTAATCTGAAACATAAGGATGCATCGTTTATAAATGATTCTTTGGAAGATGTTTCCGCAGAATTGAAGGCTTCATACCGTAGTTTGCTGCAAGAAGGAAGATTCATTACAGTACAAGCCATAAAGCTTAGATATTTAGAAGAGGATAGCCCCTTAAGAACAATAAGGGAACTTCTTAAGTACCATAAAGAAAATGAAATACCAAAGCTCAAAAAAGGTACTGCGAAGAATTACGGTTCCACAGAAAAATATCTTCTCTCATTTTTGTCAAAGAAGTATCGAACCTCCGATATGCCTTTAAATCAAATTAATTATTCTTTTGTTCTCAATTTTGAAAACTACCTCCGCAATTGTAAGCCTTTGATGAAATCCCAGCCATTAGGTAATAACGGGATTATGAAACATCTAGAGCGTTTTAAAAAGATGACTACGATTGCGTGTAAACTTGACTGCATTAAGCAAAACCCATTTGCTTTTTTTAATTCGAAGTTCACATCCTATGACCGCCAATATCTAACTTTTGAGGAGCTTAGTTTAGTTGAAGGCCTTGATTTGACTGATTTAGGATTAATAAGAGTTCGCGATTGTTTTATATTTGCCTGCTACACGGGCCTCTCTTATATTGACCTAAAACAGCTGAAGCCTGAACAGATAGTTGTTGGAATAGATGGAGGAGAATGGATATATACAAAAAGAGAAAAGAGCAAAACAGCTGTAAAAATCCCATTATTGAGCAAGGCTAAAGATATTCTGCGCAAATATGCTAATGACGGATATGGGCAGAACAATGACCTTTTATTGCCCGTTTATAGCAATCAAAAGTGCAATTCCTATTTAAAGAAAATAATTGCCAAGTGTGGAATCGAAAAACATATTTCATTTCATGCAGCCAGGCACACCTTTGCGACTACCGTTACGTTAGCGAACGGAGTTCCTCTCGAAACAGTATCTAAACTTTTAGGGCACCGAAGACTTTCTACTACTCAAATATATGCGAGAGTAATGGAACAAAAAATAAGTTTGGATATGAAAAAATTGAAACAAAAACTGGATATGTCAGTTGCTTAA
- a CDS encoding acetyltransferase (GNAT) family protein — MVRAKHEHKQLVVDILSKSFEKNMSVNFVVNGDTDKIPKLIAYCFDVGIEQGAVFVSDDQNAAAIILFPEKKNTTIKSIIRDMSLAFNVISIGRVLTVMRREKLIKSKQPQSPFIHLWYIGVYPEKTRKGVGSNLLNEVIQFCDTQAKDIYLETSNERNINFYLKHGFVHFDSIKEGLPYDLMLFMRNKLDVL; from the coding sequence TTGGTACGCGCTAAGCATGAACATAAGCAATTGGTCGTTGACATTCTCTCAAAGTCGTTCGAGAAAAACATGTCGGTCAATTTTGTTGTGAACGGTGATACCGACAAAATCCCTAAACTTATAGCATATTGCTTTGATGTGGGAATTGAGCAAGGTGCAGTATTTGTCTCGGATGACCAAAATGCCGCCGCTATAATACTTTTTCCAGAGAAAAAAAATACTACCATAAAATCAATAATTCGTGATATGAGCCTTGCCTTTAATGTAATCAGTATTGGTAGAGTCCTGACGGTTATGAGAAGGGAGAAACTCATCAAATCCAAACAACCACAATCTCCTTTCATTCATCTTTGGTATATAGGTGTATATCCTGAGAAAACCAGAAAAGGGGTGGGTAGCAATTTGCTAAATGAGGTTATACAATTTTGCGATACTCAAGCAAAAGATATTTATCTGGAAACTTCCAACGAGCGAAACATCAACTTTTATTTGAAGCACGGTTTCGTACATTTTGACAGTATAAAAGAAGGTTTGCCTTATGATTTGATGTTGTTCATGAGAAATAAATTGGACGTCTTATGA
- a CDS encoding regulatory LuxR family protein, producing the protein MKVFGSEMHLITFLIIVIELIIIVNFTITSFKEKSNKSTKRFIWFTLTMILYNVFSGLFPDPEYPISLIVQYILAYGIGVFVALYYVYYVYSEFDIKKLRYFTVKHLIVILGSAFIFFFVVPLLIWSDIVIAKSTFIYIPVFVAFAFLYRISFPLIKLYRERKGKSQKFYRNRIITGYLALLSIVLMPVVVAMGDYQVMEQLTVNSGYFLLAIALIQNNIYLAQKRIQFLLKIGYSDEKTDEANLSIIEHFNSLNLSKREIEIANYILEGKSYKEISKSLFIAEGTVSKHASNIFKKAGVEDRPNFVALFRN; encoded by the coding sequence ATGAAAGTATTTGGTTCCGAAATGCATTTGATTACTTTCCTAATTATCGTCATCGAGCTGATAATAATTGTCAATTTCACAATAACCTCATTCAAAGAAAAATCTAATAAATCAACTAAGCGATTCATATGGTTCACTTTGACCATGATTCTCTATAACGTTTTTTCCGGACTGTTCCCTGACCCAGAATATCCTATCTCTCTAATAGTTCAATATATTTTGGCCTATGGCATCGGCGTATTCGTGGCATTGTATTATGTCTATTATGTATATTCCGAATTTGATATTAAAAAGCTAAGGTACTTTACTGTTAAGCATTTGATTGTTATTCTTGGTTCAGCTTTTATTTTCTTCTTTGTAGTGCCGCTCTTAATTTGGAGCGATATTGTTATTGCCAAAAGTACTTTTATTTATATTCCTGTTTTTGTCGCTTTTGCCTTTTTGTACCGAATCAGTTTTCCGCTAATTAAACTCTATAGGGAGCGTAAGGGTAAGAGCCAAAAGTTTTATCGTAACCGAATCATAACAGGCTATTTGGCCTTACTTTCAATTGTGTTGATGCCAGTCGTAGTAGCCATGGGTGATTATCAGGTAATGGAGCAACTGACTGTAAATTCAGGATACTTTCTGCTGGCAATAGCTTTGATTCAAAATAACATTTACCTGGCCCAGAAACGGATTCAATTTCTCTTAAAGATTGGTTATAGCGATGAAAAAACTGATGAGGCAAACCTTTCAATTATTGAACATTTTAATTCGCTTAATCTTTCTAAAAGAGAAATTGAAATTGCCAATTACATCTTAGAGGGTAAGTCATATAAGGAGATTAGTAAAAGCCTTTTCATCGCCGAGGGTACTGTTTCTAAACACGCTTCAAACATTTTTAAAAAAGCGGGAGTTGAAGACCGACCAAATTTTGTTGCGTTGTTTCGAAACTAG
- a CDS encoding RteC protein, whose translation MDFKPFIDGLQKDLLEAQVNIPNVIKRANYSIGLCHSLLSIFKQGVINDGFESIEKEIEFFKSYKTIPASQLIYHSQVRSFELEFPRGDENAQRKFIKKRLNSINRFYRNHTGFSEYITSGRTHFDEQYFTRKYFNSFPLNLSHIYFHDVDFNTPKDMLLSEFKAYDSILVYLQNRMIDKSKLREVKAEELNNQLNLQWTANKSALTELIYALHYNRVINNGNTDIKEIASAFQQVLHFDLGDFYKTFSEIKSRKISRTKFLDDLASGLQSHMDSTDL comes from the coding sequence ATGGATTTTAAGCCCTTCATAGATGGCCTTCAAAAAGATTTGCTGGAGGCCCAGGTAAATATTCCCAATGTCATTAAGAGAGCCAATTATTCAATTGGCCTGTGCCATTCGCTGCTATCCATATTTAAACAAGGGGTTATTAACGATGGTTTTGAATCTATTGAAAAGGAAATAGAGTTTTTTAAGAGTTATAAAACTATTCCTGCCTCACAGTTAATTTATCATTCCCAAGTACGTTCTTTTGAACTAGAATTCCCCAGGGGAGATGAAAATGCCCAACGTAAATTCATTAAAAAACGATTGAACAGTATCAATCGATTTTATCGTAACCACACCGGTTTCAGCGAATATATCACGTCTGGGCGAACCCATTTTGATGAACAGTATTTTACCAGAAAATACTTCAATTCATTTCCACTTAATTTATCGCACATTTACTTTCATGATGTGGATTTCAACACACCAAAGGATATGCTATTGTCAGAATTCAAGGCATATGATTCCATATTGGTTTATCTCCAAAACCGTATGATCGATAAATCGAAATTACGTGAGGTAAAGGCAGAAGAGTTGAACAATCAACTAAACCTCCAGTGGACGGCAAACAAATCCGCATTGACCGAATTAATTTACGCCCTACATTATAATCGGGTCATCAATAATGGTAATACAGATATTAAGGAAATTGCGTCCGCGTTTCAGCAAGTACTACATTTTGATTTGGGCGATTTCTATAAGACATTTTCAGAAATCAAATCCAGGAAGATAAGCCGCACGAAATTTCTTGATGATTTAGCTTCTGGATTACAATCCCACATGGACAGCACTGATTTATAA
- a CDS encoding helix-turn-helix protein: MPTSIITTDDLREFKLELLEEFEELLSSYLKKEPPKKWLRSSDVKKMLKISHSTLQNLRSKNILTTHKIEGLYFYDAAEIDKVLTESQTTTQ; the protein is encoded by the coding sequence ATGCCAACAAGTATTATCACTACCGACGATTTACGGGAATTTAAATTGGAACTTTTAGAAGAGTTTGAGGAATTATTATCGAGTTATTTAAAAAAGGAACCTCCAAAAAAATGGTTAAGGTCTTCCGATGTCAAGAAAATGCTCAAAATCAGCCACAGCACTTTACAAAATTTACGTAGCAAAAACATTTTGACCACACATAAAATTGAAGGCCTCTATTTCTATGACGCAGCTGAAATTGACAAAGTGCTAACAGAAAGTCAGACTACCACTCAATAA
- a CDS encoding Endonuclease/Exonuclease/phosphatase family protein — protein sequence MKIATFNIQNLFHRHRDLVSKSRTKNAIDWISELDSLLRKPNKSMNDSERINNLSFLLGFEKTEDHPYAILKRRAGELCFKGRVLENTTKASFLTDWQGWTNLGNRPIHEKAIFSKAYMIAETNPDILALQEVEDRASLMEFNSEFLPLLKITPYQEVMVFETNENRGLGMGILLKNGYHLNGFKNHLHDLDKEGYSLFDIDCQEYEIITPNGDSIWVLNNHFSADEGQRQKQAQKVSEFYKQKLRNGKDLVIVSGTLNDVAYGHCLAPLLRETDLIDVSKHKRFTTDRDIGSSGNYFSLGAYRMGVNIKQKDYLMLSPKLFEMVKASGMNRMGTWPERKPKWRLYPSIASKQHAASEHPLIWADMT from the coding sequence ATGAAAATTGCCACCTTCAACATTCAGAATCTGTTCCATAGGCATCGGGATTTGGTTTCAAAGAGTAGAACCAAAAATGCCATCGATTGGATAAGTGAATTAGACAGTCTTTTACGCAAACCCAACAAATCCATGAACGATAGTGAGCGAATCAATAATTTGTCCTTTCTTCTTGGTTTTGAAAAAACAGAAGACCACCCCTATGCAATACTCAAAAGACGCGCTGGGGAATTGTGTTTTAAAGGTAGGGTATTGGAAAATACGACCAAAGCTTCCTTTCTTACTGATTGGCAGGGTTGGACGAATTTAGGGAACCGACCGATACATGAAAAGGCTATATTCAGTAAGGCATACATGATTGCGGAAACCAATCCAGATATTCTTGCTTTACAGGAAGTGGAAGATCGTGCCTCGTTGATGGAGTTCAATTCCGAATTCCTGCCATTGCTTAAAATTACGCCCTATCAGGAGGTCATGGTATTTGAAACCAATGAAAATAGGGGTTTGGGTATGGGCATACTCCTCAAAAACGGATATCACTTAAACGGATTTAAAAATCATCTACATGACTTGGATAAGGAAGGGTATTCGTTATTCGATATAGATTGTCAAGAATATGAGATTATTACACCCAACGGTGATTCTATCTGGGTTTTGAACAATCACTTCTCGGCGGACGAGGGCCAACGTCAAAAGCAAGCCCAAAAGGTGTCTGAATTCTATAAACAAAAACTAAGGAATGGAAAAGACTTGGTTATTGTCAGTGGAACATTGAATGACGTAGCTTACGGCCATTGTTTAGCTCCGTTGCTTCGGGAAACGGATTTAATCGATGTCTCAAAACACAAACGATTTACAACTGACAGGGATATTGGAAGTAGTGGGAACTATTTCAGTTTGGGCGCCTACAGAATGGGGGTCAATATCAAACAAAAAGATTACCTCATGTTGTCACCCAAGTTGTTTGAAATGGTTAAGGCTTCCGGAATGAATAGAATGGGCACCTGGCCTGAACGCAAACCGAAATGGAGGTTGTACCCATCAATTGCGAGTAAGCAACATGCGGCAAGTGAACATCCGTTGATTTGGGCTGATATGACATGA
- a CDS encoding DNA helicase-2/ATP-dependent DNA helicase PcrA, translating to MKISETLNEGQKRAVEFDGQHLLVLAGAGTGKTKTIIARAAHLIDSGIASSKIQILTFTKKAANEIVERVKATLPQSEGNSLNGATFHSWCNQLIVRFPNLFGAASYTVIDPDDQLSIMKMVCGNRNLDFGKLRIKPQQLIDIYSFARNTKRSLTESLRIKLFKNKKDADTDYEISIIKPNVENILRAYQHKKGEQRYLDYDDLLLVVSTQLRTNAEARSIVSQHLDYLLVDEMQDTNPLQWELLDPFVSICKLFCVGDDAQSIYSFRGADFRNVHLFKERVPGSEVYKLEKNYRSTQEILDISNWLLEKSPIDYSKKLQSVRGEGELPQLVNVSDQWQEANWVADEILKNFTHEDRIFSDHLVLARSQHYSKSLQAVFIRRKIPYVTYGGRKFMQAAHIKDLVSLLRIVNNPYDEIAWIRFLTFQEGVGEVRASRILQKVIENVEKEEIPKILQNAMPGEDGSKIAQLYESIKSEKDVGQMVETAYEAMSLGLAFRYRRDWNEKRKGDFPVLKLLAKSYPTLGEFIGEGLLDNSEHINGTNVLSESKLNTAENKDHVIISTIHSAKGLEADVCIVLNVSPKAFPSSWSLDNLDEIEEDRRVLYVALTRAKNRLIMTRNTTSISAVHQRTVPAKKGERTDDSETYFFNELPDDLVEQVVVEHKFGKVNDAATPNKIDLSSGMDFS from the coding sequence ATGAAAATTTCCGAGACACTTAATGAGGGTCAGAAGAGAGCCGTAGAATTTGATGGTCAACATCTTTTGGTACTCGCTGGAGCAGGAACCGGTAAGACAAAAACCATCATTGCCCGGGCTGCCCACCTAATCGACTCAGGAATAGCCTCATCCAAAATACAGATCCTAACATTTACTAAAAAAGCTGCTAATGAAATTGTCGAAAGGGTTAAAGCTACTTTACCGCAATCCGAAGGCAATTCATTGAATGGAGCTACATTTCATTCTTGGTGTAATCAATTAATAGTCCGTTTTCCTAATTTGTTCGGTGCTGCCTCCTATACAGTTATTGACCCAGATGATCAATTGAGTATTATGAAGATGGTCTGCGGTAATCGTAATCTTGATTTTGGAAAACTAAGAATAAAGCCACAGCAGCTCATTGACATCTATTCCTTCGCTAGAAACACAAAAAGGAGTTTAACGGAAAGCTTACGAATCAAACTTTTTAAGAACAAAAAGGATGCGGATACGGATTACGAGATATCAATTATAAAGCCGAATGTAGAAAATATTCTGCGGGCATATCAACATAAAAAAGGAGAGCAGCGTTATCTTGACTACGATGATTTGCTTTTGGTGGTCTCTACTCAATTAAGAACCAACGCTGAAGCAAGGTCAATTGTCTCACAACATTTGGACTATTTATTGGTGGACGAAATGCAGGATACCAATCCATTGCAGTGGGAGCTATTGGACCCATTTGTCAGTATCTGTAAATTATTTTGCGTGGGTGATGATGCGCAATCGATATATTCCTTTCGTGGTGCAGATTTTCGAAACGTTCATTTATTTAAAGAACGTGTTCCCGGTTCAGAAGTTTATAAACTTGAAAAAAACTATCGCTCTACCCAAGAGATTCTAGATATATCAAATTGGCTATTGGAGAAGTCTCCAATAGATTATAGTAAAAAATTACAATCGGTTCGTGGTGAAGGTGAATTGCCACAACTTGTAAATGTCAGTGACCAATGGCAGGAAGCCAATTGGGTTGCTGATGAAATACTTAAAAACTTTACCCATGAAGATAGAATTTTCTCCGATCATTTGGTGTTGGCGCGTTCACAGCATTATTCTAAATCATTACAAGCCGTTTTCATCAGACGGAAGATACCTTATGTCACGTATGGGGGAAGAAAGTTTATGCAAGCTGCACATATTAAAGATTTGGTTTCGCTATTGAGAATTGTAAACAATCCTTATGATGAAATAGCATGGATCCGTTTTCTTACATTTCAAGAAGGTGTAGGTGAAGTTAGGGCATCACGTATTCTACAAAAGGTCATCGAAAATGTGGAAAAGGAGGAAATACCTAAGATTCTTCAGAACGCTATGCCGGGAGAAGATGGCAGTAAAATTGCCCAACTCTATGAGTCAATTAAATCTGAAAAAGATGTGGGCCAGATGGTCGAGACTGCATACGAAGCCATGTCCTTAGGTTTGGCCTTTCGATATCGACGTGATTGGAATGAGAAAAGAAAGGGTGATTTTCCCGTTTTGAAGTTATTGGCAAAAAGTTATCCCACCCTTGGTGAATTTATTGGTGAGGGCCTTCTTGACAATTCTGAACATATAAACGGCACGAACGTCCTCAGTGAGTCCAAACTAAATACTGCGGAAAATAAAGATCATGTAATCATATCTACAATCCATTCGGCCAAGGGACTGGAAGCTGATGTATGTATCGTTCTTAATGTGTCACCTAAAGCATTTCCGTCCTCATGGTCATTGGACAATCTTGATGAAATAGAAGAGGATAGACGCGTACTTTATGTTGCTTTGACACGTGCAAAGAATAGATTGATTATGACCCGGAACACAACATCTATTTCTGCAGTTCATCAACGCACTGTTCCCGCCAAAAAAGGTGAAAGAACAGATGATTCGGAAACTTATTTTTTCAATGAATTGCCCGATGATTTAGTTGAGCAAGTAGTTGTTGAGCACAAGTTCGGAAAGGTTAACGATGCAGCTACGCCCAATAAAATTGATTTGTCTTCTGGTATGGATTTTAGTTGA
- a CDS encoding DNA polymerase-3 subunit epsilon, producing the protein MEYVVVDIETAGKGIRNNRITEICIVRLSGEKILDKFVSLVNPQVRIPNFITGLTGIDDDMVRTAPLFEEIAERIVEITEDAVFVAHNVTFDYNVLRSEFRYLGYNFKRQRLCTVRLAKKLMPGKLSYSLGRLSSTLGIPLVNRHRAEGDTDATVILFQRLMSLDEDGIVFDSFLKSRKTTLAPNIDKEIIAHLPQCPGVYYFKDSYGKIIYVGKAVRIKERVLSHFYDKKNKEFELCQATATVDFVETGNELIALLLEADEIQNHYPKYNITQKKLRAPYCIIHYVNRNGIIQFAIDRKSAADLGAVTFYRREEAVAKLREICEQFTLCPRFTALQSSKESCSHYSIKDCNKVCEGVESVAIYNIRAKRAISELYKNRDNYAIVGKGRTENEHGFVLVKDSHYKGYGFFDVDQGIKGLVDLETFLISKKNTYHTMRIISSFLNANPKAVKLMIPEEIVI; encoded by the coding sequence ATGGAGTATGTCGTTGTCGACATTGAGACAGCCGGGAAAGGCATTCGAAATAACCGAATTACGGAGATATGCATTGTTCGACTAAGCGGGGAAAAAATTTTGGACAAGTTTGTTTCTTTGGTCAATCCCCAGGTTCGCATTCCCAATTTCATCACCGGTCTAACGGGTATCGATGATGACATGGTGCGAACTGCCCCGTTATTTGAGGAGATTGCCGAAAGAATCGTCGAGATTACCGAGGATGCGGTGTTTGTGGCGCATAATGTTACGTTTGATTATAATGTTCTACGTTCTGAATTTCGTTATTTGGGATATAATTTTAAACGCCAAAGACTGTGCACGGTCAGACTTGCGAAAAAATTGATGCCGGGCAAACTATCTTATAGTTTAGGACGCCTCTCTTCGACGTTGGGGATACCATTGGTCAATCGGCATCGAGCGGAAGGTGATACGGATGCTACGGTGATACTTTTTCAGCGATTGATGAGTCTTGACGAGGATGGAATCGTTTTCGATTCCTTTCTTAAATCTAGAAAGACCACCTTGGCCCCTAATATCGATAAGGAAATTATAGCTCACCTCCCGCAGTGCCCAGGAGTCTATTATTTTAAGGACAGCTATGGCAAAATTATATATGTGGGCAAGGCCGTAAGAATAAAAGAACGTGTACTCAGTCATTTCTATGATAAGAAGAACAAGGAGTTTGAGCTCTGTCAAGCGACCGCTACGGTGGACTTCGTTGAAACCGGGAACGAACTTATCGCGCTTTTACTGGAAGCTGACGAAATCCAAAACCATTATCCGAAGTATAATATAACGCAAAAGAAGTTGAGAGCGCCGTATTGCATTATCCACTATGTAAATAGAAATGGGATAATCCAATTCGCAATAGACAGAAAGTCCGCAGCAGACTTAGGGGCCGTAACTTTTTACAGACGTGAGGAAGCCGTTGCCAAATTGAGGGAGATTTGTGAACAGTTTACGCTTTGTCCACGCTTCACTGCACTACAGAGCAGTAAGGAAAGCTGTTCACATTATAGTATTAAGGACTGTAATAAAGTGTGTGAAGGCGTGGAATCCGTGGCCATATATAACATTCGTGCGAAACGGGCCATCTCGGAACTTTATAAAAATAGGGACAACTATGCCATTGTTGGCAAAGGCCGTACGGAAAATGAACACGGTTTTGTACTGGTGAAGGACAGTCATTATAAGGGTTATGGATTTTTTGATGTGGATCAAGGTATCAAGGGCCTGGTCGATTTGGAAACATTTTTAATATCGAAAAAGAATACTTATCATACCATGCGAATAATTTCAAGTTTTTTAAATGCCAATCCGAAAGCCGTCAAGTTAATGATACCTGAAGAAATAGTAATTTAA
- a CDS encoding DNA polymerase-4: MERAIVHIDMHDYYIACERLANSSLQGVPLIIGGGPNRGMVAACSKEASRFGVRVSMPTSYALKLCPNATVLKGDYGSYSNKSKELTDIIREQAPVVEKSSIHSFYLDITGMDRFFGCYDWTKQLSVHISKNSGLDPSWALSVNKTVSKIGSVDSTPRMPQFLEQDKIQNFLNPLPIQRLPQIGDSTFQLLSRIGIRQIGKISAMPPMVLRKMLGTRGNTIWEHANGIDRDPVKPYSEKKAVFMEHDFEMDCIDLHTIKAQLMAMVEQLAFKLRQDELVTAKVIVKVKYNNLDTEIKQSRIGYTSLDHILKKEVDLLFSKLYHRRMRLIKVGVRFSDIVSGSHQINLFEDTGEILSLYNALDTIRNKYGSHAIGTSYAFQNYRTK, encoded by the coding sequence ATGGAAAGAGCTATAGTACATATTGACATGCATGATTATTATATTGCATGTGAGCGTTTGGCAAATTCATCTTTACAAGGAGTTCCCCTTATCATTGGAGGTGGCCCAAACCGAGGTATGGTGGCCGCCTGTTCTAAAGAAGCTTCCAGGTTCGGGGTTCGAGTCTCGATGCCGACATCCTATGCCCTAAAGTTGTGTCCTAATGCGACAGTGCTCAAAGGTGACTATGGTTCCTATTCCAATAAGTCAAAGGAGCTTACGGATATAATCAGAGAACAGGCTCCAGTGGTTGAAAAATCATCGATTCATTCCTTCTATTTGGACATTACCGGAATGGATCGATTTTTTGGCTGTTACGATTGGACCAAACAACTTTCGGTACACATTTCAAAAAACTCTGGGCTAGACCCTTCATGGGCGCTATCCGTAAACAAAACGGTTTCAAAAATAGGGTCTGTGGACTCCACTCCCAGAATGCCCCAATTTTTGGAGCAGGATAAAATCCAAAATTTTTTAAATCCCTTGCCGATACAAAGATTGCCTCAAATTGGTGATTCGACATTCCAGTTATTATCAAGAATCGGCATACGCCAAATCGGTAAAATTTCAGCAATGCCACCGATGGTATTACGGAAAATGCTGGGTACTCGAGGAAATACAATTTGGGAACATGCCAACGGTATCGATAGGGACCCCGTAAAGCCCTATTCGGAAAAGAAAGCAGTATTTATGGAGCACGACTTTGAGATGGATTGTATAGACCTGCATACCATTAAAGCTCAACTTATGGCCATGGTAGAACAATTAGCTTTTAAGCTCAGGCAGGATGAGCTGGTAACCGCCAAGGTAATTGTCAAGGTAAAGTATAATAATCTAGATACAGAGATCAAACAGTCTCGAATAGGCTATACTTCGCTCGATCACATCTTAAAGAAAGAAGTTGATTTGTTATTCTCAAAATTATATCACAGAAGAATGCGTCTGATAAAAGTTGGCGTTCGCTTTTCAGATATCGTATCGGGCTCCCATCAGATAAACCTCTTTGAGGATACCGGTGAAATACTTTCACTATACAATGCCCTAGATACTATTCGTAATAAATATGGGTCGCATGCCATAGGCACCTCCTACGCATTTCAAAATTACAGGACCAAATGA